DNA sequence from the Rhodothermales bacterium genome:
CTGAAACACCAGAAAGCGCCCGTCGGGAGACCATCGCGGACGAACATGGTCCGTCTCCTCCGAGGCATCAGTGGAGATCTGCTGAGCGTTGCGGCCCTCGTTGTCTGCAATCCACAAGCGCTGCGAAGTACCGGACCACGATGCATCGAATGCCAGCGTTTCTCCGTTCGGCGAGAAAGCGGGATTAAAGGCCTCCTCAATCAGGCGCCTCACGCGTCCGTCTTCCAGATCCATTTTCCAGATGTCACCGCCCATGTACGTTCCATAGATATCGCCGGGCTCGATCTTTCCTGATGCACCGTTAGCCCTCACGAAGACGATCGACTTTCCGTCAGTAGACCATACCGCCTGAATGTCGTCTCGAACCTCATCCGTCAGCTGCACCTCTGATCCGGAATTGCGGTCATGTAGAAACAGCCGTCTGTATCCACCGACCTCGCGGCTTAGTACAATCCGGTCGCCATCTGGCGACAATGCTGGAAATTCTTCGAGCTCCGCTACCGTTGTCACCTGATGGAAGGATGCGCTCGAAACACCGATGGCGGGACCTTCAACAGACCCGGCTTGCCGCCCGGGTCCGTACGAGAACCAGACGACGGCGGCAGCCACCAATGCAAGGATCGCTGCGGCCGTGATAATCACGCCGGGGCGCCATCGCCCCGTCAAGTCGGCCGGCTCCGCTGATAATGTCCCCGGCAATGCCAAATCGAGAGCGTTTGCGAAGTCGGCCATGGTCGCAAACCGGTCATCAACATCCTTTGAGAGGGCCCGCTCGACGATGGGACGAATCCGCTCATCCAGTTTATCCAGATCCGCGGGTTCCTCGTTCAGGATGGAATAAACCACGGCCTGGTCATAATCCCCCCTGAACGGTCGAACACCGGTGAGCATCTCAAACAGCACGACGCCCGTGGCCCACATGTCAGTACGGCCGTCGACCTTGTTGCCCCGAGCCTGTTCAGGAGCCATGTAGGCGACGGTGCCAAGCGTAGCCCCGTCCGCCGTGAACTGCGTTCCGCCAGTCAACTTTGCTATGCCAAAATCTAACAGAACCACTCGGCCCGAGTCTGTTACGACGATGTTTTCAGGTTTTACATCACGATGTACGATTCCCTTGCTGTGTGCCGCACTGAGCCCGACGGCGACCTGGTGCGCGATATCCATCGCTCGGGCGAACTCAAGGGGCTGCCCTCCCATGCGCCCGTCGTCCATGACCTCCCGCAACGTCGTGCCGTCGTAGTAGGCCATGGCGATGAAGATTTGATCGCCGCCGTCTCCTGCTGTAGCGTCTCTCTGCTCCACGCTGCCCGGATCAGTCCCACCAATCTCATAGATCGTACAGATGTTGGGATGCTCGAGGGCCGAGGCCGTGCTCGCTTCCTGCTTGAAGCGCCTGATGGCCTCGCTA
Encoded proteins:
- a CDS encoding serine/threonine-protein kinase, producing the protein MRPGETISHYRILERLGAGGMGVVYIAEDLSLGRKVVLKFLPQHLTANSEAIRRFKQEASTASALEHPNICTIYEIGGTDPGSVEQRDATAGDGGDQIFIAMAYYDGTTLREVMDDGRMGGQPLEFARAMDIAHQVAVGLSAAHSKGIVHRDVKPENIVVTDSGRVVLLDFGIAKLTGGTQFTADGATLGTVAYMAPEQARGNKVDGRTDMWATGVVLFEMLTGVRPFRGDYDQAVVYSILNEEPADLDKLDERIRPIVERALSKDVDDRFATMADFANALDLALPGTLSAEPADLTGRWRPGVIITAAAILALVAAAVVWFSYGPGRQAGSVEGPAIGVSSASFHQVTTVAELEEFPALSPDGDRIVLSREVGGYRRLFLHDRNSGSEVQLTDEVRDDIQAVWSTDGKSIVFVRANGASGKIEPGDIYGTYMGGDIWKMDLEDGRVRRLIEEAFNPAFSPNGETLAFDASWSGTSQRLWIADNEGRNAQQISTDASEETDHVRPRWSPDGRFLVFQTQRRTKLDIQLLDLASREISSVTDDAHQNVNPVFAGGPGGIAFSSDRGGGMNIWYVRVNGDGVATAAPRQISTGAGSDVELSSSVDGARLVYSVLGINADLWRLPMDPTAGVATGQPEALVSSTREDSRGSWSHDDATIAFNSDRTGDMNIWLYAVADGSTRQLTEGPGGDYQPFWSPDDSTIVFFSARSGSPDIWKVDVATGALSQLTGDESVDINPCYSPDGAHIAYLSDLGGRREVWVMNADGSDQRPLTTTGAGGHFLRWMPEGNRIVFAAEGLAKTVSLDGSEPKTLVDVHGGAHMSFSPDFALIADVSGHKVVWITPVDGRTPFVGYASEDLEIRIDYPVWSNDGLWLLFDRVKPRGGDIWMVDLVPADS